In the genome of Streptomyces sp. NBC_00190, one region contains:
- the pyk gene encoding pyruvate kinase, with product MRRAKIVCTLGPATDSYDQIKALVEAGMDIARFNLSHGTYAEHEERYLRVRKASDETGRSVGILADLQGPKIRLGRFREGPVLLERGDEFTITVEDHEGDRHTCGTTYKGLATDVTPGERILVDDGRVTLEVTGIYGPRVHTLVVEGGMVSDHKGLNLPGVAVSVPALSEKDIDDLRWALRTGADVIALSFVRSGRDIEDVHRIMDEEGRRLPVIAKIEKPQAVENIDDIVAAFDGIMVARGDLGVEMPLEQVPIVQKRAVKLAKRNAKPVIVATQMLDSMIENSRPTRAEASDVANAIIDGTDAVMLSGETSVGKYPVETVRTMSRIVEAAEEDILDKGLPPLTERNKPRTQGGAVARAAAEIGDFLDAKFLIAFTQSGDTVRRLSRYRSPIPLLAFTPDPATRSQLNLTWGVETFLGPHVDSTDAMVAQVEEELLRIGRCVTGDVVVITAGSPPGVTGSTNLVRVHHIGDAVR from the coding sequence ATGCGCCGAGCGAAAATCGTATGTACCCTGGGCCCCGCCACCGACTCATACGACCAGATCAAAGCCCTGGTCGAAGCCGGAATGGACATCGCCCGCTTCAATCTCAGCCACGGCACCTACGCCGAACACGAAGAGCGCTACCTGCGCGTACGCAAGGCCTCCGACGAGACCGGCCGCAGCGTCGGCATCCTCGCCGACCTTCAAGGCCCGAAGATCCGCCTCGGCCGCTTCCGCGAAGGCCCCGTACTCCTTGAACGCGGCGACGAGTTCACCATCACCGTCGAAGACCACGAAGGCGACCGCCACACCTGCGGCACCACCTACAAGGGACTCGCCACCGACGTCACCCCCGGCGAACGCATCCTCGTCGACGACGGCCGCGTCACCCTCGAAGTCACCGGAATCTACGGCCCCCGCGTCCACACCCTCGTCGTCGAGGGCGGCATGGTCTCCGACCACAAGGGCCTCAACCTCCCCGGCGTCGCCGTCTCCGTACCCGCCCTCTCCGAAAAGGACATCGACGACCTCCGCTGGGCCCTGCGCACCGGCGCCGACGTCATCGCCCTCTCCTTCGTCCGCAGTGGCCGCGACATCGAAGACGTCCACCGCATCATGGACGAAGAAGGCCGCCGTCTCCCCGTCATCGCCAAGATCGAAAAGCCCCAGGCCGTCGAGAACATCGACGACATCGTCGCCGCCTTCGACGGCATCATGGTCGCCCGCGGCGACCTCGGCGTCGAAATGCCCCTGGAACAAGTCCCGATCGTCCAGAAGCGCGCCGTCAAACTCGCCAAGCGCAACGCCAAACCCGTCATCGTCGCGACCCAGATGCTCGACTCGATGATCGAAAACTCCCGGCCCACCCGCGCCGAAGCCTCCGACGTCGCCAACGCCATCATCGACGGCACCGACGCCGTCATGCTTTCGGGCGAAACCAGCGTCGGCAAATACCCCGTCGAAACCGTCCGCACCATGTCACGGATCGTCGAAGCCGCCGAAGAAGACATCCTCGACAAGGGCCTCCCGCCCCTCACCGAACGCAACAAGCCCCGCACCCAAGGCGGAGCCGTCGCCCGCGCCGCCGCCGAAATCGGCGACTTCCTCGACGCGAAATTCCTCATCGCCTTCACCCAGAGCGGAGACACCGTCCGCCGGCTCTCCCGCTACCGCTCACCCATCCCCCTGCTCGCCTTCACCCCCGACCCCGCCACCCGCTCCCAGCTCAACCTCACCTGGGGCGTCGAAACCTTCCTCGGCCCCCACGTCGACTCGACCGACGCCATGGTCGCCCAGGTCGAAGAAGAACTCCTGCGCATCGGCCGCTGCGTGAC
- a CDS encoding SIMPL domain-containing protein, which translates to MTQDASHQPYGTPEVPRVAVRGEARIEVDPEIARIGITVSARGTDRRTALEDLTRRNNAALDLIKSYGDPVEKLETGAFSISPELTRHGRGERIRAYHGRVHITAELSDFTALGELTTRLADLELTQIDGPWWALRPTSPAHGQARRQAVLEAVQRAREYAEALGARLAALVELADLGAENAAPFQGAPGATMRTMAFSGSEDAGAPPLDLEPQRQTIYAQVNARFTMTPPQL; encoded by the coding sequence ATGACCCAGGACGCATCGCACCAGCCCTACGGAACCCCCGAAGTACCCCGCGTCGCCGTCCGCGGCGAAGCCCGCATCGAAGTCGACCCCGAGATCGCCCGCATCGGCATCACCGTCAGCGCCCGCGGAACCGACCGGCGAACCGCCCTCGAAGACCTCACCCGCCGCAACAACGCCGCCCTCGACCTCATCAAGAGCTACGGCGACCCCGTCGAAAAACTCGAAACCGGCGCCTTCTCCATCAGCCCCGAACTCACCCGCCACGGCCGCGGCGAACGCATCCGCGCCTACCACGGACGCGTCCACATCACCGCCGAACTCAGCGACTTCACCGCCCTCGGCGAACTCACCACCCGCCTCGCCGACCTCGAACTCACCCAGATCGACGGCCCCTGGTGGGCCCTGCGCCCCACCTCACCCGCCCACGGCCAGGCCCGCCGCCAAGCCGTACTCGAAGCCGTCCAGCGCGCCCGCGAATACGCCGAAGCCCTCGGCGCCCGCCTCGCCGCCCTCGTCGAACTCGCCGACCTCGGCGCCGAGAACGCCGCCCCCTTCCAAGGCGCCCCCGGCGCCACCATGCGCACCATGGCCTTCAGCGGCTCCGAAGACGCCGGCGCCCCGCCCCTCGACCTCGAACCACAGCGCCAGACCATCTACGCCCAGGTGAACGCCCGCTTCACGATGACCCCGCCCCAACTGTGA
- a CDS encoding bifunctional metallophosphatase/5'-nucleotidase, protein MAFDRRTFLGTTAATGAAVALAGATSTPAAAQAGPRTYAFTVMGTTDLHGNVFNWDYFTDKEFDDKAHNDVGLAKISTLVNQVRAEKGRCNTLLIDAGDTIQGTQLSYYYAKVDPITARRGPVHPMAQAMNAIGYDAAALGNHEFNYGIPVLRKFEEQCDFPLLGANALDAKTLRPAFPPYSMHRLRTPHGRDVKVAVLGLTNPGIAIWDKANVQGKMTFPGLEEQAAKYVPKLRSMGADVVIVSAHSGSSGLSSYGDQLPYVENAAGLVAEQVPGIDAILVGHAHTEIPEYRVKNKATGKDVVLSEPLKWGQRLTLFDFELTWAKGRWSVAKVAARVLNSNTAAEDPKITGLLSDEHRKVVAYVNQVIGTSTQAMSSAEGPFKDVAIIDLINHVQAETVKAALSGTQWAALPVLSQASCFSRTASIPAGQVTIKDAAGLYPFENTMEARLLTGAQLKDYLEYSARYYVRTAPGDVVDPAKLTNSEGTPDYNYDSVYGLSYDIDIAQPVGSRISGLSFQGKPLDPAGQFVLAVNNYRASGGGAFPHVPQAKQLWANSDEIRNTIIQWVKAKGTVDPSQFASVDWRLTRAGVPVF, encoded by the coding sequence ATGGCGTTCGACCGCAGGACTTTTCTGGGGACCACGGCCGCGACAGGTGCGGCCGTGGCGTTGGCGGGGGCCACGAGCACCCCGGCGGCCGCGCAGGCGGGTCCGCGTACGTATGCGTTCACGGTGATGGGTACGACCGATCTGCACGGGAATGTCTTCAACTGGGACTACTTCACGGACAAGGAGTTCGACGACAAGGCGCACAACGACGTCGGTCTGGCGAAGATCTCGACCCTGGTGAACCAGGTGCGTGCGGAGAAGGGGCGGTGCAACACGCTGCTGATCGACGCGGGTGACACGATCCAGGGCACGCAGCTTTCGTACTACTACGCGAAGGTGGATCCGATCACGGCGCGGCGGGGTCCGGTGCACCCGATGGCGCAGGCGATGAACGCGATCGGCTATGACGCGGCGGCGCTGGGGAACCACGAGTTCAACTACGGCATTCCGGTGCTGCGCAAGTTCGAGGAGCAGTGCGATTTCCCGCTGCTGGGCGCGAACGCGCTGGACGCGAAGACGCTGCGGCCGGCGTTCCCGCCGTACAGCATGCACCGGCTGCGGACTCCGCACGGGCGGGACGTGAAGGTGGCGGTGCTGGGGCTGACGAACCCGGGTATCGCGATCTGGGACAAGGCGAACGTGCAGGGAAAGATGACGTTCCCGGGCCTGGAGGAGCAGGCGGCGAAGTACGTTCCGAAGCTGCGTTCGATGGGTGCGGACGTGGTGATCGTGTCGGCGCACTCGGGGTCGAGCGGGCTGTCGTCCTACGGTGACCAGCTGCCGTACGTCGAGAACGCGGCGGGTCTGGTGGCGGAGCAGGTGCCGGGGATCGACGCGATCCTGGTGGGGCACGCGCACACGGAGATTCCCGAGTACCGGGTGAAGAACAAGGCGACCGGCAAGGACGTGGTGCTGTCGGAGCCGCTGAAGTGGGGGCAGCGCCTGACGCTGTTCGACTTCGAGCTGACGTGGGCGAAGGGCCGCTGGTCGGTGGCGAAGGTCGCGGCGAGGGTGCTGAACTCGAACACGGCCGCGGAGGATCCGAAGATCACGGGGCTGCTGTCGGACGAGCACCGCAAGGTCGTGGCGTACGTGAACCAGGTGATAGGCACCTCGACGCAGGCGATGTCGTCGGCGGAGGGCCCGTTCAAGGACGTGGCGATCATCGACCTGATCAACCACGTGCAGGCGGAGACGGTGAAGGCGGCGCTGTCCGGTACGCAGTGGGCGGCGCTGCCGGTGCTGTCGCAGGCGTCGTGCTTCTCGCGGACGGCGTCGATCCCGGCCGGGCAGGTGACGATCAAGGACGCGGCCGGTCTGTATCCGTTCGAGAACACCATGGAGGCGCGGCTGCTCACCGGTGCGCAGCTGAAGGACTATCTGGAGTACTCGGCGAGGTACTACGTGCGGACGGCGCCCGGTGACGTGGTGGATCCGGCGAAGCTGACCAATTCCGAGGGCACGCCGGACTACAACTACGACTCCGTGTACGGGCTGTCGTACGACATCGACATCGCGCAGCCGGTGGGTTCGCGGATCTCGGGTCTGTCGTTCCAGGGCAAGCCGCTGGATCCGGCGGGGCAGTTCGTACTGGCGGTGAACAACTACCGGGCGTCGGGTGGCGGGGCGTTCCCGCACGTGCCGCAGGCGAAGCAGCTGTGGGCGAACTCGGACGAGATCCGCAACACGATCATCCAGTGGGTGAAGGCGAAGGGGACGGTCGACCCGTCGCAGTTCGCTTCGGTGGACTGGCGTCTGACGCGGGCCGGGGTGCCGGTGTTCTAG
- a CDS encoding DUF1963 domain-containing protein — protein sequence MTMLLLDGGPVAPDAPVTRTGGVPLAPAETTWPACAACAAPLQFLAQIHLGDLPGTATPSPGVLALFMCANRPGRCEQWSPTAGGNLALLLPADGLEPVPAPDADEDLLGLGAVRAAVPATTAPAAATVLGRLGGTPQWLQDEETPRCPGCARPMDFAAELTEGPDPVTAMNFGSGRAYAHTCTPCGRAALLWQC from the coding sequence ATGACGATGCTCCTCCTCGACGGCGGGCCGGTCGCCCCCGACGCACCGGTCACCCGCACCGGCGGCGTACCCCTCGCCCCCGCCGAGACCACATGGCCGGCCTGCGCGGCGTGCGCCGCACCCCTGCAGTTCCTCGCCCAGATCCACCTCGGCGACCTCCCCGGCACCGCCACGCCCTCCCCGGGCGTACTGGCCCTGTTCATGTGCGCGAACCGGCCCGGACGGTGCGAACAGTGGAGCCCGACCGCGGGCGGCAACCTCGCCCTCCTGCTGCCGGCCGACGGCCTGGAACCCGTACCGGCCCCCGACGCGGACGAGGACCTGCTCGGACTCGGAGCCGTCCGCGCCGCCGTACCCGCCACCACGGCACCGGCCGCCGCCACGGTCCTGGGCCGGCTCGGCGGCACACCCCAATGGCTCCAGGACGAGGAGACACCCCGCTGCCCCGGCTGCGCGCGCCCCATGGACTTCGCCGCCGAACTGACGGAAGGCCCCGACCCCGTCACCGCCATGAACTTCGGCTCCGGCCGCGCCTACGCACACACCTGCACCCCCTGCGGCCGCGCGGCACTCCTCTGGCAGTGCTGA
- a CDS encoding lysine N(6)-hydroxylase/L-ornithine N(5)-oxygenase family protein — MTAQLDAPHDLVGIGIGPFNLSLAALAHGLPHQGAGELATAFYDQRLDFRWHPGLLIDGATLQVPFLADLVTLADPASPWSFLNYLKHRERLFPFYFAEQFHIQRAEYDAYCRWVAGRIPGLHFGHQVDAVRWNPEHDLFEVDFTQLDDDGEAEALGRTYTRNLALGIGTAPYVPEPLRTLAEAPTVPVIHSADYLDNRQRILGAEHVTVIGSGQSGAEVFLDLLRARPAGRERLTWLARTPSFAPMEYSKLGLEHFTPDYTRYFHALPEPVRDKLVPAQWQLHKGIDADTIAAIHEELYRRTLHGGWPDTVLTPGVSVRTAGRVATTKVELHLEHIEQGARSRITTDAVILATGYRERPLGRLLAALDPYLRKDSDGRPRIDDRYRMITDPAVTGSIFVQNAERHSHGVGAPDLGLAAWRSATILNTLTGKNPYPQPERTAFTTFGLEQREHTRPRPAGELRPLVDHP; from the coding sequence ATGACCGCCCAGCTCGATGCACCCCACGACCTCGTCGGAATCGGCATCGGCCCCTTCAACCTGTCCCTAGCGGCCCTCGCCCACGGCCTGCCGCACCAAGGAGCCGGCGAACTCGCCACCGCCTTCTACGACCAGCGCCTCGACTTCCGCTGGCACCCCGGACTCCTCATCGACGGAGCCACCCTCCAAGTCCCCTTCCTCGCCGACCTGGTCACCCTCGCCGACCCGGCCAGCCCCTGGAGCTTCCTCAACTACCTCAAACACAGGGAACGGCTCTTCCCCTTCTACTTCGCCGAGCAGTTCCACATCCAGCGCGCCGAATACGACGCCTACTGCCGCTGGGTCGCCGGCCGCATCCCCGGACTCCACTTCGGCCACCAGGTCGACGCCGTCCGCTGGAACCCCGAACACGACCTCTTCGAAGTCGACTTCACCCAGCTCGACGACGACGGCGAAGCCGAAGCCCTCGGCCGCACCTACACCCGCAACCTCGCCCTTGGCATCGGCACCGCCCCCTACGTCCCCGAACCCCTGCGTACCCTCGCCGAAGCCCCCACCGTCCCCGTCATCCACTCCGCCGACTACCTCGACAACCGGCAGCGCATCCTCGGCGCCGAACACGTCACCGTCATCGGATCAGGCCAGTCCGGCGCCGAAGTCTTCCTCGACCTGCTGCGCGCCCGCCCCGCCGGCCGCGAACGCCTCACCTGGCTCGCCCGCACCCCCTCCTTCGCCCCCATGGAGTACTCCAAACTCGGCCTCGAACACTTCACCCCCGACTACACCCGCTACTTCCACGCCCTCCCCGAACCCGTCCGCGACAAGCTCGTCCCCGCCCAATGGCAACTCCACAAAGGCATCGACGCCGACACCATCGCCGCCATCCACGAAGAGCTCTACCGCCGCACCCTCCACGGCGGCTGGCCCGACACCGTCCTCACCCCCGGAGTCAGCGTCCGCACCGCCGGCCGCGTCGCCACCACCAAAGTCGAACTCCACCTCGAACACATCGAGCAGGGCGCCCGCTCCCGCATCACCACCGACGCCGTCATCCTCGCCACCGGCTACCGCGAACGCCCCCTCGGCCGCCTCCTCGCCGCACTCGACCCCTACCTGCGCAAGGACTCGGACGGCCGCCCCCGCATCGACGACCGCTACCGGATGATCACCGACCCCGCCGTCACCGGCAGCATCTTCGTCCAGAACGCCGAACGCCACAGCCACGGCGTCGGAGCCCCCGACCTCGGCCTCGCCGCCTGGCGCAGCGCCACCATCCTGAACACCCTCACCGGCAAGAACCCGTACCCCCAGCCCGAACGGACCGCCTTCACCACCTTCGGCCTCGAACAGCGGGAGCACACCCGCCCCCGGCCGGCAGGCGAACTCCGCCCCCTTGTCGACCACCCATAG
- a CDS encoding pyridoxal phosphate-dependent decarboxylase family protein, which yields MTAPPGTPTPPPPLAGGPGGAEAMRPLLDTVLDALHSGARERGGPLPAGGPDGLAARVQAALGDVLPEHGTGDHEALRTLVHTLAAGAADPADPLCAAHLHCPPLAVAAAADLAASALNPSLDSWDQAPAASAIEALLTRALAAEFYDTPHADALVTTGGTEANQLALLLARERHGPGLTVLHGANAHHSVPRAAWLLGLPPAVAVPTPTGTLDPARLAETLAATPGPALVTATAGTTDAGLIDPLHRIADLCDRHGADLHIDAAYGGPLALSPRHRDKLAGLDRAHSITVDLHKLGWQPVAAGLLAVPDTALLAPLAHQADYLNATDDTEAGLPDLLGRSLRTTRRPDALKIATTLRALGRDGLARLIDHTCELAHHLAALLDAHPGFELHAAPTITTVLFRPTHADDTQVATLRRTLLHEGRAVLGRTHADGRLWLKATLLNPHTTAGDLDTLIALLEGSAHR from the coding sequence ATGACCGCGCCGCCCGGTACGCCGACCCCGCCGCCCCCCCTCGCCGGCGGCCCCGGCGGCGCCGAAGCCATGCGGCCCCTCCTCGACACGGTCCTCGACGCACTGCACAGCGGAGCCCGGGAGCGCGGCGGGCCGCTCCCGGCCGGCGGGCCGGACGGGCTCGCGGCCCGCGTCCAGGCCGCACTGGGCGACGTACTCCCCGAACACGGCACCGGGGACCACGAGGCGCTCCGGACCCTCGTGCACACCCTCGCGGCCGGCGCCGCAGACCCCGCCGACCCCCTCTGCGCAGCCCACCTGCACTGCCCGCCCCTCGCCGTCGCGGCCGCCGCCGACCTCGCCGCCAGCGCCCTCAACCCCTCCCTCGACTCCTGGGACCAGGCCCCCGCCGCCTCCGCGATCGAAGCCCTCCTCACCCGCGCCCTCGCCGCCGAGTTCTACGACACCCCCCACGCCGACGCCCTCGTCACCACCGGCGGCACCGAAGCCAACCAACTGGCGCTCCTCCTCGCCCGCGAACGCCACGGACCCGGGCTCACCGTCCTGCACGGTGCCAACGCCCACCACTCCGTCCCCCGCGCCGCCTGGCTCCTCGGCCTGCCCCCCGCCGTCGCCGTCCCCACCCCCACCGGCACCCTCGACCCCGCCCGCCTCGCCGAAACCCTCGCCGCCACCCCCGGCCCCGCCCTCGTCACCGCCACCGCCGGCACCACCGACGCCGGACTCATCGACCCCCTCCACCGCATCGCCGACCTCTGCGACCGCCACGGCGCCGACCTCCACATCGACGCCGCGTACGGGGGACCACTGGCACTCAGCCCCCGCCACCGCGACAAACTCGCCGGACTCGACCGCGCCCACTCGATCACCGTCGACCTGCACAAACTCGGTTGGCAGCCCGTCGCCGCAGGCCTCCTCGCCGTCCCCGACACCGCCCTGCTCGCCCCCCTCGCCCACCAGGCCGACTACCTCAACGCCACCGACGACACCGAAGCCGGCCTGCCCGACCTCCTCGGCCGCTCCCTGCGCACCACCCGCCGCCCCGACGCCCTCAAGATCGCCACCACCCTGCGCGCACTCGGCCGCGACGGCCTCGCCCGCCTCATCGACCACACCTGCGAACTCGCCCACCACCTCGCCGCACTCCTCGACGCCCACCCCGGCTTCGAACTCCACGCGGCCCCCACCATCACCACCGTGCTCTTCAGGCCCACCCACGCCGATGACACCCAGGTCGCCACCCTGCGCCGCACCCTCCTGCACGAAGGCCGCGCCGTCCTCGGCCGCACCCACGCCGACGGCCGCCTGTGGCTCAAAGCCACCCTGCTCAACCCCCACACCACGGCGGGGGACCTGGACACCCTCATCGCCCTCCTGGAAGGCAGCGCCCACCGATGA
- the pepN gene encoding aminopeptidase N yields MSALTRNEAQLRAQLLDVHHYAVTLDLTGDDDTFDSTTVIRFSARTAGDTFLELKPDELRSAALDGHPLDPAALDGSRFPLTGLTEGPHELHLDTRMRYSRTGEGLHRFTDPADGQTYVYSQMFMDDVQRVFPAFDQPDLKAVFEFTVTAPAHWTVLANGITTRTGERDSDGAGIWRSAPTPVISTYLAAVAAGPWHSVTTEHAGLPFGIHCRRSLAPHMDADADEILSITKDCFDRYAQKFTEPYPFDSYDQAFVPEFNAGAMENPGLVTFRDEFIYRSAVTDTERQTRAMVIAHEMAHMWFGDLVTLAWFDDIWLNESFAEYMGYQTLTEATRFTDTWTEFGVTRKAWGYDADQRPSTHPVAPDPDDVPDTASALLNFDGISYAKGASALRQLVAWLGEKDFLAGINTHFARHKFANASLADFVDSLAAHTDRDVHAWAEIWLRTTGIDTLTPRIEESTDGAPGWTLTVDRHGSRPHHIAVGVYDHDPADAGRLHLRELLDLDVPSGEVVSESGPRPALLVLNDGDLSYAKVRLDETSVETVLRGLSRIPEPLTRAVVWNSLRDMVRDGELDPRDYLATAEAHLPEEHDLAIVQGVLTFARTQIATRYVAPADRTAALATITSIGRALLRRSEDGSDPGLRLTAVRTLIDSATQPETVAAWLADDSVPGGPELDPELRWRILARLAVLGAVGEAEIDAALAADPSATGEEGAARCRAALPTAHAKAAAWDRLFHDDSLSNYLLSATAQGFWQPEQADLVQEYVERFYPEAVALAGRRGPAIGEAIGRWAFPAYAVDEANLQAGHACLAGPDILPLLRRKLVDQLDDLARALRVRTA; encoded by the coding sequence ATGTCCGCACTGACGCGCAACGAAGCGCAGCTCCGAGCCCAGCTCCTCGACGTCCACCACTACGCCGTCACCCTCGACCTCACCGGCGACGACGACACCTTCGACTCCACCACCGTCATCCGGTTCAGCGCCCGCACCGCCGGAGACACCTTCCTGGAGCTGAAACCGGACGAACTGCGCTCCGCGGCCCTCGACGGCCACCCCCTCGACCCGGCCGCCCTCGACGGCAGCCGCTTCCCCCTCACCGGCCTCACCGAGGGCCCCCACGAGCTGCACCTCGACACCCGCATGCGCTACTCCCGCACCGGCGAGGGCCTGCACCGCTTCACCGACCCCGCGGACGGCCAGACGTACGTCTACAGCCAGATGTTCATGGACGACGTCCAGCGGGTCTTCCCGGCCTTCGACCAGCCCGACCTCAAGGCCGTCTTCGAGTTCACCGTCACCGCCCCCGCGCACTGGACCGTCCTCGCCAACGGCATCACCACCCGCACCGGGGAGCGCGACAGCGACGGCGCCGGCATCTGGCGCTCCGCCCCGACCCCCGTCATCTCCACCTACCTCGCCGCCGTCGCCGCCGGCCCCTGGCACAGCGTGACCACCGAGCACGCCGGACTGCCCTTCGGCATCCACTGCCGCCGGTCCCTCGCCCCCCACATGGACGCCGACGCCGACGAGATCCTGTCCATCACCAAGGACTGCTTCGACCGCTACGCGCAGAAGTTCACCGAGCCCTACCCCTTCGACTCCTACGACCAGGCCTTCGTACCCGAGTTCAACGCCGGAGCCATGGAGAACCCCGGCCTCGTCACCTTCCGCGACGAGTTCATCTACCGCTCCGCCGTCACCGACACCGAACGCCAGACCCGCGCCATGGTCATCGCCCACGAGATGGCCCACATGTGGTTCGGCGACCTCGTCACCCTCGCCTGGTTCGACGACATCTGGCTCAACGAGTCCTTCGCCGAATACATGGGCTACCAGACCCTCACCGAAGCCACCCGCTTCACCGACACCTGGACCGAATTCGGCGTCACCCGCAAAGCCTGGGGCTACGACGCCGACCAGCGCCCCTCCACCCACCCCGTCGCCCCCGACCCCGACGACGTCCCCGACACCGCGTCCGCCCTCCTCAACTTCGACGGCATCTCCTACGCCAAGGGCGCCTCCGCCCTGCGCCAGCTCGTCGCCTGGCTCGGCGAGAAGGACTTCCTCGCCGGCATCAACACCCACTTCGCCCGCCACAAGTTCGCCAACGCCTCCCTCGCCGACTTCGTCGACTCCCTCGCCGCCCACACCGACCGCGACGTCCACGCCTGGGCCGAGATCTGGCTGCGCACCACCGGCATCGACACCCTCACCCCGCGCATCGAGGAGAGCACCGACGGCGCTCCCGGCTGGACCCTCACCGTCGACCGCCACGGCAGCCGCCCCCACCACATCGCCGTCGGCGTCTACGACCACGACCCCGCCGACGCGGGCCGCCTGCACCTGCGCGAACTCCTCGACCTCGACGTACCGTCCGGCGAAGTGGTGTCCGAGAGCGGCCCCCGCCCCGCACTCCTCGTCCTCAACGACGGCGACCTCAGCTACGCCAAGGTCCGCCTCGACGAAACCTCCGTCGAAACCGTCCTGCGCGGCCTCTCCCGCATCCCCGAACCGCTCACCCGCGCCGTCGTCTGGAACTCCCTGCGCGACATGGTCCGCGACGGCGAACTCGACCCCCGCGACTACCTGGCGACCGCCGAGGCACACCTGCCCGAGGAACACGACCTGGCCATCGTCCAGGGCGTCCTCACCTTCGCCCGCACCCAGATCGCCACGCGCTACGTCGCCCCCGCCGACCGGACCGCGGCGCTGGCCACCATCACCTCCATCGGCCGCGCCCTACTCCGGCGCTCCGAGGACGGCTCGGACCCCGGGCTGCGGCTGACCGCCGTACGGACCCTCATCGACAGCGCCACCCAGCCCGAGACCGTGGCCGCCTGGCTCGCCGACGACTCCGTCCCCGGCGGCCCCGAACTCGACCCCGAGCTGCGCTGGCGCATCCTCGCCCGGCTGGCCGTCCTCGGCGCCGTGGGAGAGGCCGAGATCGACGCCGCGCTCGCCGCCGACCCCAGCGCCACCGGTGAGGAAGGCGCCGCCCGCTGCCGCGCCGCGCTCCCCACGGCACACGCCAAGGCCGCGGCCTGGGACCGCCTCTTCCACGACGACAGCCTGTCCAACTACCTCCTCAGCGCCACCGCCCAGGGGTTCTGGCAGCCCGAACAGGCCGATCTCGTACAGGAGTACGTGGAGCGGTTCTACCCGGAGGCCGTCGCCCTCGCCGGCCGCCGCGGGCCCGCCATCGGCGAGGCCATCGGACGCTGGGCCTTCCCCGCGTACGCCGTCGACGAGGCCAACCTCCAGGCCGGCCACGCCTGTCTCGCGGGCCCGGACATCCTCCCGCTCCTGCGCCGCAAACTGGTCGACCAGCTCGACGACCTGGCACGCGCACTGCGGGTCCGCACCGCGTAG
- a CDS encoding chorismate mutase, protein MNNSDIDNGIDEYVAAELARLRDSIDNIDAAVVHMLAERFKCTQQVGHLKARHQLPPADPGREASQIARLRQLAENAKLDPAFAEKLLNFIIAEVIRHHETIAAGEE, encoded by the coding sequence ATGAACAACAGCGACATCGACAACGGGATCGACGAGTACGTCGCCGCCGAACTCGCCCGCCTGCGGGACAGCATCGACAACATCGACGCGGCCGTCGTCCACATGCTCGCCGAGCGCTTCAAGTGCACCCAGCAGGTCGGCCACCTCAAGGCCCGGCACCAGCTGCCCCCGGCCGACCCCGGCCGCGAGGCCAGCCAGATCGCCCGGCTCCGCCAGCTCGCCGAGAACGCCAAGCTCGACCCGGCCTTCGCCGAGAAACTCCTCAACTTCATCATCGCCGAGGTCATCCGCCACCACGAGACGATCGCTGCCGGCGAAGAGTGA
- a CDS encoding S1 family peptidase, translating into MKRTLAIGAVALAAVSLQPTSAGASTAPVVGGTRAAQGEFPFMVRLSMGCGGALYTQQIVLTAAHCVNGSGNNTSITATAGVVDLNSSSAIKVKSTKVLQAPGYNGSGKDWALIKLAQPINQPTLKIAETKQYDNGTFTVAGWGATREGGGQQRYLRKATVPFVSDASCQASYGSSLVPAEEICAGFDAGGVDTCQGDSGGPMFRRDSANAWIQVGIVSWGQGCARPDYPGVYTEVSTFAAAIKSAAATL; encoded by the coding sequence ATGAAACGAACCCTCGCGATCGGCGCGGTCGCCCTCGCCGCCGTCAGCCTCCAGCCCACCAGCGCCGGAGCCTCCACCGCACCCGTCGTCGGCGGCACCCGCGCCGCCCAGGGCGAGTTCCCCTTCATGGTGCGCCTCTCCATGGGCTGCGGCGGCGCCCTCTACACCCAGCAGATCGTCCTGACCGCCGCCCACTGCGTGAACGGCTCCGGCAACAACACTTCCATCACCGCCACCGCCGGAGTCGTCGACCTCAACAGCTCCAGCGCCATCAAGGTCAAGTCCACCAAGGTCCTCCAGGCCCCCGGCTACAACGGCTCCGGCAAGGACTGGGCCCTGATCAAGCTCGCCCAGCCCATCAACCAGCCCACCCTCAAGATCGCCGAGACCAAGCAGTACGACAACGGCACCTTCACCGTCGCCGGCTGGGGCGCCACCCGCGAAGGCGGCGGCCAGCAGCGCTACCTGCGCAAGGCCACCGTCCCCTTCGTCTCCGACGCCAGCTGCCAGGCCTCGTACGGCAGCTCCCTCGTCCCGGCCGAGGAGATCTGCGCCGGCTTCGACGCGGGCGGCGTCGACACCTGCCAGGGCGACTCCGGCGGCCCGATGTTCCGCCGCGACAGCGCGAACGCCTGGATCCAGGTCGGCATAGTCAGCTGGGGCCAAGGCTGCGCCCGGCCCGACTACCCCGGCGTCTACACCGAGGTCTCCACCTTCGCCGCCGCGATCAAGAGCGCCGCGGCCACCCTGTAG